A region of Gemmatimonadaceae bacterium DNA encodes the following proteins:
- a CDS encoding transposase, with amino-acid sequence MITTCGNLGVLAQHFAGDQMVIALGVTTTGEKRILGLVQTATENKRECAAFLQELVERGFRTPHGLLVVLDGAKGLRAAVREVFGDVPVQRCQWHKRENVVSYLPKPQQVGWRRKIQAAYGHPRYADAQRARSGWSVSCACGTPPPRRACWRAWKSR; translated from the coding sequence GTGATCACAACCTGCGGGAATTTGGGTGTACTTGCACAGCACTTCGCTGGGGACCAGATGGTGATCGCGTTAGGCGTCACCACCACCGGGGAGAAACGGATTCTGGGCCTGGTGCAGACGGCGACGGAGAACAAGCGGGAGTGTGCCGCGTTTCTGCAGGAACTTGTGGAGCGCGGCTTTCGCACGCCGCACGGGTTGCTGGTCGTGCTGGATGGCGCGAAGGGGCTCCGCGCGGCCGTGCGCGAGGTGTTCGGGGACGTGCCCGTCCAGCGGTGTCAGTGGCACAAGCGAGAGAATGTGGTGAGCTATCTCCCGAAGCCTCAGCAGGTGGGGTGGCGCCGGAAGATACAGGCGGCATACGGGCACCCGCGCTATGCGGACGCCCAACGCGCGCGCAGCGGCTGGAGCGTGAGCTGCGCCTGCGGAACGCCTCCGCCGCGGAGAGCTTGTTGGAGGGCCTGGAAGAGTCGCTGA
- a CDS encoding M28 family peptidase yields MSRFLAAATVALVAVAPVAAQSPALNVFGNPARMKPAPTTPQITVRDLQIRLYQFADDSMQGRQVGRVGNMKGTDYIAAELKRLKLVPAGDNGSYFQVLPYHLKHFTDHSRLTVNGNPLTWGADWLAVPGTRAPRPVSGVEVVFGGVAGDTTRQITAAQANGKFVVLLPGAPAAGGGRPGFGPPAPTRFGGAVAVATVDLDGLSAAQRAAINTPTVATQSTAGRGRPTQPGQAVDSLALLRAQLDQLAPQAVIRLTSAAAAQLFGGQPVAAMARGTTGGTVNASLDYVELPSQYARNVVAIIPGSDPVLRHQYVAIGAHNDHVGFNTPVDKDSLKAFNNARNAMLLANNMLQLRPEQLATIRVNMDSIRRVHPVARIDSINNGADDDGSGSMAVLEIAEAIQAMPVKPRRSVLFVWHTGEEAGLVGSAFYTRNPTVPMDSIVAQINIDMIGRGREGDLPGGSSNYLGVVGSFFDSKDLGETVAEVNRKQARPLELDYKYDTTLTWSGYNNIYGRSDHYNYALQGVPIAFFFTGLHGDYHQRTDEAEWIDYPHYARITNYIDGIVREVGNGPRPRMNGTRPARPPRSVVP; encoded by the coding sequence ATGTCCCGATTCCTTGCTGCAGCGACCGTCGCGCTCGTCGCGGTGGCGCCGGTTGCCGCGCAGTCCCCCGCGCTGAACGTCTTTGGCAACCCGGCACGCATGAAGCCGGCGCCCACGACGCCGCAGATCACGGTCCGTGACCTCCAGATCCGTCTCTACCAGTTCGCCGACGACTCAATGCAGGGTCGTCAGGTCGGGAGGGTCGGCAACATGAAGGGGACCGACTACATCGCCGCGGAACTCAAGCGCCTCAAGCTCGTCCCTGCGGGCGACAACGGCTCGTACTTCCAGGTCCTTCCCTATCATCTCAAGCACTTCACCGATCACTCGCGCCTGACGGTGAACGGCAACCCGCTGACCTGGGGCGCGGACTGGCTGGCCGTCCCGGGCACGCGCGCGCCACGACCCGTAAGCGGCGTCGAGGTCGTCTTCGGCGGTGTGGCAGGTGATACCACGCGGCAGATCACGGCCGCTCAGGCCAACGGAAAGTTCGTGGTGCTGCTCCCCGGCGCACCCGCGGCTGGCGGCGGTCGGCCCGGCTTTGGGCCCCCGGCACCGACGCGCTTTGGCGGGGCGGTCGCGGTGGCGACGGTCGACCTCGACGGACTGTCCGCCGCGCAGCGCGCGGCGATCAACACGCCGACCGTGGCGACGCAGAGCACGGCGGGTCGTGGCCGCCCGACGCAGCCGGGTCAGGCCGTGGACTCGCTCGCGCTGTTGCGCGCGCAGCTCGACCAGCTTGCACCGCAGGCCGTGATTCGCCTGACGAGTGCCGCCGCAGCGCAGCTCTTTGGCGGTCAGCCGGTGGCGGCCATGGCGCGGGGCACGACCGGCGGGACCGTGAACGCGTCGCTCGACTACGTTGAGCTGCCGAGCCAATACGCCCGCAACGTGGTCGCGATCATTCCCGGCAGCGACCCCGTGCTGCGCCACCAGTACGTGGCCATCGGCGCGCACAACGATCACGTGGGCTTCAACACGCCGGTGGACAAGGACTCGCTCAAGGCGTTCAACAACGCCCGGAACGCGATGCTCCTCGCCAACAACATGCTGCAGCTGCGGCCCGAACAGCTGGCGACGATCCGCGTGAACATGGACAGCATCCGTCGCGTGCATCCGGTGGCCCGGATCGACTCGATCAACAACGGCGCGGACGACGATGGCTCGGGTTCGATGGCGGTGCTGGAGATCGCCGAAGCGATCCAGGCCATGCCGGTCAAGCCCAGGCGGAGCGTGCTGTTCGTGTGGCACACCGGTGAGGAGGCCGGGCTCGTCGGTTCGGCGTTCTACACGCGCAACCCGACCGTGCCGATGGATTCGATCGTGGCGCAGATCAACATCGACATGATCGGCCGCGGGCGTGAAGGCGACCTGCCGGGCGGCAGCTCCAACTACCTCGGCGTGGTGGGGTCGTTCTTCGACTCAAAGGATCTTGGCGAGACCGTTGCCGAGGTCAATCGAAAGCAGGCGCGTCCGCTGGAGCTGGACTACAAGTACGACACCACGCTCACGTGGAGCGGATACAACAACATCTACGGCCGTTCGGATCACTACAACTATGCGCTGCAGGGCGTGCCGATCGCGTTCTTCTTCACCGGCCTGCACGGCGACTATCACCAGCGCACGGACGAGGCGGAGTGGATCGACTACCCGCACTACGCCCGGATCACGAACTACATCGACGGGATCGTACGCGAGGTCGGCAACGGTCCGCGCCCGCGCATGAACGGCACGCGCCCGGCGCGTCCGCCGCGGTCTGTTGTGCCCTGA
- a CDS encoding RidA family protein, translating to MPRRAVESPRGPAAIGPYSHAVWAGDLLYLSGQTPIDPTTGRLVDGDVETQTQRVFDNLEFVLLDSGLSMHDVIKCNVYLTTMADFPAMNAAYQRRFAAPFPARTTVAVAGLPLGAKVEIELVARRP from the coding sequence ATGCCGCGCCGTGCCGTCGAGAGCCCTCGCGGGCCAGCCGCCATTGGACCGTACTCACACGCCGTGTGGGCCGGGGATCTGCTCTACCTGTCGGGCCAGACACCCATCGACCCGACAACGGGTCGTCTCGTCGATGGTGACGTGGAGACGCAGACGCAGCGTGTGTTCGACAACCTGGAGTTCGTGCTGCTCGACAGCGGCCTCTCCATGCACGACGTCATCAAGTGCAACGTCTACCTCACGACGATGGCGGACTTTCCGGCGATGAATGCAGCCTATCAGCGGCGCTTTGCCGCACCGTTCCCCGCGCGCACCACGGTGGCCGTCGCCGGACTCCCACTCGGTGCCAAGGTCGAGATCGAACTCGTCGCCCGCAGGCCGTAG
- a CDS encoding TonB-dependent receptor, with the protein MPFVPARRFAARLAVSIGAVTALAAIAHATPARVPDTPPIVGVVRDSAGTPLPNVQVVVTGLDRSTSTNHQGMFLFRGLPPGRYHLTTLFLGFAPGHADVVVPAAGDTVRVTIVVHPTVLTLGGIQVTATPVGTDPRNVTQSATEVSGQALARAMAPTIAQTLAREPGVSMRFNGPAATAPVIRGLQGERILVLQDGNRAGDLSSSAPDHGVSVDPLTAQRIEVVRGPASLLYGNSALGGVVNVISNDIPSTIPLHVDGYVGTQLESVTPGGGVSGGVQVPITSGLALVGRGGIRRAEDLRQGGRERLGNSYYRNAYGTGGLALAGSKANGGVVYRRYGFDYGLPSADGDGAHIEGTRHELVGRAELAAPAGVVQSLRASGTAQWYSHDEVARTGTVNTRFNLRTQTGDVLVRTLVGAVNGALGVSGLFRQYEPTGDEALTPPVNSTGVGAFFYEEVPLASLTHPDDRVARLQFGGRYDSYRITSSGSGSPKFGPGVHRDFRAASGSVGLSVPVTERMSLAVSAARAFRAPSVEELFSNAFHEAAGTFDRGNVALEEEVNTGVEGILRFHTRRINGQLSAFGSRIANYISPNIVKDTLISGEAGPERVPLNRFSQGDAVLRGLEGQIEMEVVRHLVVGAMGDLVRGELRAAREPLPFMPPARLGGTARWDNGRWAFGGDLRHGFSQRRVPVSASDSDPSGRTTDAFTLVNVSAGLTLPLGHRVHAFTVRVDNVGDVRYRDATSRIKTFALNPGRNVSLGYRVLF; encoded by the coding sequence ATGCCATTCGTGCCAGCGCGGCGTTTTGCCGCGCGTCTCGCCGTTTCAATCGGCGCGGTCACCGCACTTGCCGCGATCGCCCATGCGACTCCCGCGCGCGTGCCCGACACGCCGCCGATCGTTGGAGTCGTCCGCGATAGCGCCGGAACGCCCCTCCCCAACGTACAGGTCGTGGTCACCGGGCTCGATCGAAGCACATCGACCAACCACCAGGGGATGTTTCTCTTTCGGGGCCTTCCTCCCGGCCGCTATCACCTCACCACGTTGTTCCTCGGCTTTGCGCCGGGGCACGCCGACGTCGTCGTGCCGGCCGCGGGCGACACCGTGCGCGTCACGATCGTCGTGCACCCCACCGTGCTCACGTTGGGCGGCATCCAGGTCACGGCGACGCCCGTGGGCACCGATCCGCGCAACGTGACGCAATCGGCGACGGAGGTCTCGGGCCAGGCGCTGGCCCGGGCGATGGCGCCGACGATCGCGCAGACGCTCGCGCGCGAACCGGGTGTGTCGATGCGCTTCAACGGCCCGGCCGCCACTGCGCCGGTCATTCGCGGGCTGCAGGGCGAGCGCATTCTCGTGCTGCAGGACGGCAACCGGGCGGGCGATCTCTCGTCGTCCGCGCCGGATCACGGCGTATCGGTCGATCCGCTCACCGCGCAGCGTATCGAGGTCGTGCGCGGCCCCGCTTCACTGCTCTATGGCAACAGCGCGTTGGGGGGCGTGGTGAACGTGATCTCCAATGACATCCCGTCCACCATTCCGTTGCACGTCGACGGATATGTCGGCACGCAGCTCGAATCGGTGACGCCGGGCGGCGGGGTGTCCGGGGGCGTTCAGGTGCCGATCACGAGTGGGCTCGCGCTGGTGGGCCGCGGCGGCATTCGACGCGCCGAAGACCTTCGCCAGGGCGGACGTGAGCGACTGGGGAACTCGTACTACCGCAATGCGTACGGCACGGGCGGGCTCGCGCTCGCGGGCTCGAAGGCGAACGGCGGTGTGGTGTATCGCCGCTACGGCTTCGACTACGGATTGCCGTCGGCCGATGGAGACGGCGCGCACATCGAAGGCACGCGCCACGAGCTGGTGGGTCGCGCGGAGTTGGCCGCACCGGCGGGGGTCGTGCAATCGCTGCGGGCGAGCGGCACGGCGCAGTGGTACTCGCATGACGAGGTGGCGCGCACGGGAACGGTGAACACACGCTTCAACCTTCGCACACAGACGGGAGATGTCCTGGTGCGGACGCTCGTTGGCGCGGTCAACGGCGCGCTGGGTGTGTCCGGACTGTTCAGGCAGTATGAGCCCACGGGCGATGAAGCACTGACACCGCCGGTCAACAGCACCGGCGTGGGAGCGTTCTTCTACGAGGAAGTCCCCCTCGCATCGCTCACCCACCCCGACGATCGGGTTGCGCGCCTGCAGTTCGGCGGGCGCTATGACAGCTACCGCATCACCTCGAGCGGCTCCGGCAGTCCCAAGTTCGGGCCAGGGGTGCATCGTGACTTTCGCGCGGCCTCGGGGTCGGTCGGTCTCAGCGTACCGGTGACGGAGCGCATGAGCCTTGCCGTGAGTGCTGCACGTGCGTTTCGCGCACCGTCGGTGGAGGAGTTGTTCTCCAATGCGTTCCACGAGGCCGCGGGAACCTTCGACCGTGGCAACGTGGCGCTGGAAGAGGAGGTCAACACCGGCGTGGAAGGGATCCTGCGGTTCCACACGCGGCGCATCAACGGGCAGCTCTCTGCGTTTGGCAGCCGCATTGCGAACTACATCTCGCCCAACATCGTGAAGGACACGCTGATCTCGGGCGAGGCAGGGCCCGAACGTGTTCCACTCAATCGCTTCTCGCAGGGCGACGCCGTGCTGCGCGGGCTCGAGGGGCAGATCGAGATGGAGGTGGTGAGGCACCTGGTCGTTGGCGCGATGGGGGATCTCGTGCGCGGCGAGCTCAGGGCGGCACGTGAGCCGCTGCCGTTCATGCCGCCGGCCCGGCTCGGCGGCACCGCGCGATGGGACAACGGGCGGTGGGCGTTTGGCGGCGACCTGCGGCACGGCTTCTCGCAGCGACGCGTGCCCGTGTCGGCGAGCGACTCGGATCCGTCGGGCCGCACGACCGACGCGTTCACGCTCGTGAACGTGAGCGCAGGGCTCACGCTGCCCCTTGGGCATCGGGTGCATGCGTTCACGGTGCGCGTCGACAACGTGGGCGACGTGCGCTACCGCGATGCCACGAGTCGCATCAAGACCTTTGCGCTCAATCCCGGTCGCAACGTCTCACTGGGGTATCGCGTGCTGTTCTGA
- a CDS encoding peptidoglycan-binding protein, with the protein MTSGRRSARELLEQLFRDEGLDDAWEPEAPDERALLDVAALPRVFNRRLIEQVLLPAAAQEAQASVVSLDWLLGHESIEVVPGNPGLYRMRKRHRGERVASWVRSLTATSDIAITNDGSARADRFVAVSLALANTVIEWGPAWELERLYQLIAADPAQASAEIAAQYATADAVFDMVRCCEIVALMDERDDLLTDQLLRQRADLKRYYTSRTAWTEAYAQSAFALERTFMRDAFTWTQSDDPRWIACVEARGGMGKSMFVRWLISRQCVPEPARIPCARIDFDFALPTALAEYPWLVIPQLVAQLEVQLRLEGTEGATTELQRLANQVREQERIALESQGAAQGAGRALTLERSQRFGAEMAERFGRALHERARGPVLVVFDTIEEAFLRAEFTSTQGRNVIESVLELLVSVQRAHPRLKVIFAGRFSPSGRDGAGEFHTRYAGQWIPITLTPFGDDEAREFLVRVRKLRDDDRIASVIGKSAGLPLVLALWADIVLARDEITAREIADSPAADLAYLVERVIDRLHNPQLQWVIRYGVIPRRLTRAFFDGVLVPALRAAMHGTAPHDIPARDRLAALGTRERFSTSLLARPEDLDADVLWNDLEHYVSSSSFVYRSADDAQAIAFHVEVVEPMRRVLREDQEATFRALHAAAVTFYEQQAAGADTPERRTVAMREAIHHLMQANAPGARLEQWLDQARDTGDRAWARVLVEELLSPEYAQLDESAAPLAPALVSLAHTLRLDTLISDATAASGSDRGLAWVAVVRAVAAYKAFTTRHAGAGPPRPGWLEIVEAEGVLNTQGANAALPLFEHALSVARDDALRLPASLGAADAADRLGQSERAGMHARMALGLFERAMPVDRTPRRRQDLARIFEALGDYETMIGLLHGSDLMVTSDPAAPSARLVDALLATGRATDAARFADAQLAMARAADRIEPDRLAHACGLLAIARLRLGDTNAALQLAREDLGGLRTRAAIRAPNLVPDRAELGAAATASMASARVWETVLALSEAVDGCEQGQRDWAAVGNAEAAADALRRRIELTLFELGDRQLAASLIGESLYLTVPAESEVAGRLQLLRALSQHPAPPNLADTLRRLLDNVAVRRWRVLRLHVLGALLDATEQPDPATVMQFSRDLAAVTPLAARLDVLATLAHLLDRPLRLSGDAAHEIASVVGLDEPVLPDDAGDAEHTRLAMATVEWLLGRPSKAAGHLEQLLPRLTVQPLAAPALELARRLVGAGQSMNGAPWGDRFRRREDATNTANGRVALALAELALRVGDLTTATERADEAVADLGGDAYPMTRWAAIAHTIAAAAARARGDTAGWQEHLARADRTLESLGQPRLNDAASRLTVPVGPPPAHGKPPKPSTPPASTPVPAGRPTATPGPDAASPQLTLLTYWRDGLVVEVQRDGVTIVPPTAPLIGPATELLGLGRDDEVVPFALVRRVADDWPAFAAELAGALMSRPELGHHLQHLEAPELRLVLDPPTVAALPVELLPAGGNGDIPLQAAQETRAVYRGALNPRELVRWIQESLVENGIRVVADGIWGPQGQRALAAFQTARGLPPTSLLDRRTVQLLSEGLVRDRRDAVALVAGAQEGARRGMRAGTSFKEHFDVTALYRAAGLRLESPGRNLVASLQARRPVVLHLCGTFDESTSLGGVVMRFSGGGEKDGPDGPGESPSTLGSALKLLPPVYRPIVVLDPMPATSHTEVARQLLLRNVFAHELFRIGACAAIIAVGFEVPTTDRVPAAYAAMAEAWKDRLSVLDLLRRLRSAAGRERRQSTDLVKLLRTSPSDVCVVYATMPAHTLFVRPRVPTAS; encoded by the coding sequence ATGACCAGCGGTCGACGGTCTGCCCGCGAGTTGCTCGAGCAGCTCTTCCGCGACGAAGGGCTCGATGACGCGTGGGAGCCGGAGGCGCCTGACGAGCGCGCACTCCTCGACGTGGCGGCGCTTCCGCGCGTGTTCAATCGAAGGCTCATCGAACAGGTACTCCTGCCGGCCGCCGCGCAGGAGGCCCAGGCGTCCGTCGTGAGCCTCGACTGGCTCCTCGGCCACGAGAGCATCGAGGTGGTCCCGGGCAACCCGGGGCTCTATCGCATGCGCAAGCGTCATCGCGGGGAGCGTGTGGCCTCGTGGGTGCGGTCGCTGACCGCGACCAGTGACATCGCGATCACCAACGACGGGTCGGCTCGGGCCGACCGCTTCGTGGCCGTGAGCCTCGCGCTGGCCAACACGGTCATCGAGTGGGGACCGGCATGGGAGCTGGAGCGGTTGTATCAGCTCATCGCCGCCGACCCGGCGCAGGCCAGCGCGGAGATCGCCGCGCAGTACGCCACGGCCGATGCCGTCTTCGACATGGTGCGCTGCTGCGAAATCGTCGCCCTCATGGATGAGCGCGATGACCTGCTCACCGATCAGCTGCTCCGCCAGCGCGCGGATCTCAAACGCTACTACACATCACGCACTGCGTGGACGGAGGCCTATGCGCAGTCGGCCTTCGCCCTCGAGCGCACCTTCATGCGCGACGCGTTCACGTGGACGCAGTCGGACGATCCACGCTGGATCGCCTGCGTCGAGGCCCGCGGCGGCATGGGCAAGAGCATGTTTGTGCGCTGGCTCATTTCGCGCCAATGCGTCCCGGAGCCGGCGAGAATCCCGTGCGCCCGCATCGACTTCGATTTCGCGCTCCCGACGGCGCTCGCCGAATATCCGTGGCTGGTCATCCCGCAGCTCGTGGCGCAGCTCGAGGTCCAGCTGCGCCTCGAAGGCACCGAGGGTGCAACGACGGAGCTGCAACGACTCGCGAACCAGGTGCGGGAACAGGAACGCATCGCCCTCGAGAGCCAGGGTGCGGCACAAGGCGCGGGACGAGCGCTGACCCTGGAGCGCTCGCAGCGCTTTGGCGCTGAAATGGCGGAACGATTCGGTCGTGCCCTGCACGAACGCGCGCGGGGGCCGGTGCTGGTGGTCTTCGACACGATCGAGGAGGCATTCCTGCGTGCCGAGTTCACGAGCACGCAGGGCCGCAACGTGATCGAGAGCGTGCTCGAACTCCTCGTGAGCGTCCAACGCGCGCACCCGCGGCTCAAGGTGATCTTTGCCGGCCGATTCTCCCCGTCCGGTCGTGATGGCGCCGGAGAGTTCCACACGCGCTACGCGGGCCAGTGGATCCCGATCACGCTGACCCCGTTCGGCGATGATGAAGCCCGCGAGTTCCTGGTCCGCGTGCGGAAGCTCAGGGACGACGACCGGATCGCCTCCGTCATCGGCAAGAGCGCGGGCCTTCCCCTCGTGCTTGCCCTGTGGGCCGACATCGTGCTCGCCCGCGACGAGATCACGGCGCGCGAGATTGCGGACTCACCCGCGGCCGACCTTGCCTATCTCGTGGAGCGCGTCATTGACCGGCTGCACAACCCGCAACTGCAGTGGGTGATTCGCTACGGCGTGATTCCGCGGCGTCTCACCCGAGCGTTCTTTGACGGCGTCCTGGTCCCCGCGCTGCGCGCGGCGATGCACGGCACGGCCCCTCACGACATACCGGCGCGCGACCGCCTGGCTGCCCTCGGCACCCGGGAGCGCTTCTCGACCTCGCTGCTCGCGCGGCCGGAAGACCTCGATGCCGACGTCCTGTGGAACGACCTCGAGCACTACGTCAGCAGCTCGTCGTTTGTGTATCGATCGGCGGACGACGCACAGGCGATTGCGTTCCACGTCGAGGTCGTGGAACCGATGCGCCGCGTGCTCCGTGAAGACCAGGAAGCGACGTTTCGCGCACTCCATGCGGCCGCCGTGACGTTCTACGAACAGCAGGCCGCGGGCGCCGACACGCCCGAGCGGCGCACGGTCGCCATGCGTGAAGCGATCCACCACCTCATGCAGGCCAACGCACCGGGAGCCCGCCTCGAACAGTGGCTCGACCAGGCAAGGGATACCGGTGATCGCGCCTGGGCGCGCGTGCTCGTCGAGGAATTGCTGAGCCCTGAGTACGCCCAGCTCGACGAGTCGGCGGCGCCGCTCGCGCCGGCCCTGGTGAGTCTGGCGCACACCCTGCGGCTGGACACGTTGATCTCCGACGCCACGGCGGCGTCCGGGAGCGACCGCGGGCTCGCCTGGGTCGCGGTCGTGCGCGCGGTTGCAGCGTACAAGGCTTTCACGACGCGACATGCGGGGGCCGGTCCCCCGCGCCCGGGCTGGCTCGAGATCGTCGAGGCCGAGGGCGTGCTCAACACGCAGGGTGCCAACGCGGCGCTGCCGCTGTTCGAACACGCGCTGTCGGTGGCGCGCGATGATGCCCTGCGCCTTCCCGCGAGCCTTGGCGCCGCCGATGCCGCCGATCGTCTCGGACAGTCCGAACGTGCGGGCATGCACGCGCGGATGGCGCTCGGACTCTTCGAGCGCGCGATGCCGGTCGATCGCACACCGCGACGACGACAGGACCTGGCACGCATCTTCGAGGCCCTGGGCGACTACGAAACGATGATCGGACTGCTGCACGGTTCGGACCTCATGGTGACCAGCGACCCCGCGGCGCCGTCGGCCCGACTGGTGGATGCGCTGCTCGCCACCGGCCGCGCGACCGACGCGGCGCGGTTTGCCGATGCCCAACTCGCCATGGCACGAGCGGCGGATCGCATCGAACCGGACCGTCTCGCCCACGCCTGCGGCCTGCTCGCCATCGCCAGGCTCCGGCTCGGCGACACCAACGCCGCATTGCAACTCGCGCGGGAGGACCTCGGCGGGCTGCGCACGCGCGCCGCGATCCGCGCACCCAACCTGGTCCCGGATCGTGCCGAACTCGGAGCGGCGGCCACGGCGAGCATGGCGAGTGCTCGAGTATGGGAAACCGTGCTCGCGCTGTCCGAAGCCGTCGATGGCTGCGAGCAGGGCCAGCGCGACTGGGCTGCCGTGGGCAACGCCGAGGCGGCTGCGGATGCCCTGAGACGCCGCATCGAACTCACACTCTTTGAGCTCGGCGATCGGCAACTGGCGGCGTCGCTCATTGGGGAGAGCCTCTACCTCACCGTGCCCGCGGAGTCCGAGGTTGCCGGGCGGCTGCAGCTGCTCCGCGCACTGTCGCAGCATCCGGCGCCGCCCAACCTCGCCGACACGTTGCGGCGACTGCTGGACAACGTCGCCGTACGACGGTGGCGGGTGCTCCGGCTGCATGTCCTTGGCGCGCTGCTCGATGCGACCGAGCAGCCCGACCCAGCGACGGTCATGCAATTCTCGCGGGATCTCGCAGCGGTCACACCGCTGGCGGCTCGGCTCGACGTACTCGCCACGCTGGCGCATCTGTTGGATCGTCCGCTTCGGCTCTCCGGCGATGCCGCGCACGAGATCGCGTCCGTGGTGGGACTCGATGAACCGGTACTGCCCGACGATGCCGGCGACGCGGAGCACACCCGCCTCGCCATGGCGACGGTCGAGTGGCTCCTGGGTCGACCGTCGAAGGCCGCCGGCCACCTGGAGCAATTGCTCCCGCGACTCACCGTGCAGCCACTGGCCGCGCCAGCCCTGGAGCTGGCGCGTCGGCTCGTCGGCGCCGGCCAATCGATGAACGGCGCGCCCTGGGGCGATCGCTTCCGTCGCCGCGAGGACGCCACGAATACGGCGAACGGCCGTGTGGCGCTGGCCCTCGCCGAGCTGGCCCTGCGTGTTGGCGATCTGACGACGGCGACCGAACGCGCCGATGAGGCGGTGGCCGACCTCGGGGGTGACGCCTATCCCATGACGCGCTGGGCCGCGATCGCACACACCATAGCGGCCGCGGCGGCTCGCGCCCGCGGCGACACCGCCGGATGGCAGGAACACCTCGCCCGTGCCGATCGCACGCTCGAGTCGTTAGGTCAGCCGCGGCTCAACGACGCCGCCTCGCGCCTGACGGTACCCGTGGGGCCACCGCCCGCCCACGGCAAACCGCCGAAACCCTCCACGCCTCCGGCTTCGACGCCTGTTCCGGCTGGCCGGCCGACAGCGACGCCAGGGCCCGATGCCGCGAGCCCGCAACTGACCCTGCTTACGTATTGGCGCGACGGACTCGTCGTCGAGGTGCAACGGGACGGGGTGACGATCGTGCCGCCCACCGCGCCCCTCATCGGGCCGGCGACCGAGCTGCTCGGGCTTGGCCGTGATGATGAAGTGGTTCCGTTCGCTCTCGTCAGGCGCGTGGCCGACGACTGGCCCGCGTTCGCGGCCGAGTTGGCCGGTGCCCTGATGTCGCGCCCCGAGCTCGGACACCATCTGCAGCACCTGGAGGCGCCGGAGCTCAGGCTGGTACTCGATCCGCCGACCGTGGCCGCGCTGCCGGTCGAGCTGCTTCCCGCCGGCGGCAACGGCGACATACCACTGCAGGCGGCGCAGGAGACCCGCGCTGTCTACCGCGGTGCGCTCAATCCCCGTGAGCTGGTCCGATGGATCCAGGAGTCGCTGGTCGAAAATGGCATTCGCGTTGTGGCCGACGGCATCTGGGGACCACAGGGACAACGCGCGCTGGCAGCGTTCCAGACTGCCAGGGGCCTGCCGCCAACGAGCCTCCTCGATCGCCGCACGGTGCAGCTGTTGAGCGAAGGGCTCGTGCGCGATCGTCGCGACGCCGTGGCTCTGGTGGCCGGTGCGCAGGAGGGGGCTCGTCGAGGCATGCGTGCCGGCACGTCCTTCAAGGAGCACTTTGACGTCACGGCGCTGTATCGCGCCGCCGGGCTGCGCCTGGAGTCCCCGGGGCGCAACCTGGTCGCGTCGCTGCAGGCCCGTCGACCCGTCGTACTCCACCTGTGCGGAACCTTCGACGAGTCGACATCGCTGGGCGGCGTCGTGATGCGCTTCTCCGGCGGCGGTGAGAAGGACGGACCCGACGGACCCGGTGAGTCTCCCTCCACCCTGGGCTCGGCGCTCAAGCTGTTGCCGCCCGTTTATCGGCCCATCGTCGTGCTCGACCCGATGCCTGCGACATCGCACACCGAAGTCGCGCGCCAGTTGCTGCTGCGCAACGTGTTCGCGCACGAACTGTTCCGCATTGGCGCGTGCGCCGCCATCATTGCCGTGGGCTTCGAAGTACCGACCACCGATCGCGTGCCGGCAGCCTATGCCGCGATGGCCGAGGCGTGGAAGGACCGACTCTCGGTGCTCGACCTGCTTCGGCGTCTGCGCTCCGCGGCCGGGCGCGAACGCCGACAGTCGACCGACCTCGTGAAGCTGCTCCGTACCTCGCCGTCGGATGTCTGCGTGGTGTATGCGACGATGCCGGCGCACACGCTCTTCGTGCGCCCCCGGGTACCGACCGCGTCATGA